DNA from Paludisphaera mucosa:
TACACCGCCCGGTCGACCGGATTGTCCTGGGGGACGTCGACGGCCGTGAAGCCGGGGACGTCGACCAGGTGCGTCAGCCGGACGTTCGCCACCAGGCTGAGGAAGTGGGCGATGATCGCGACCTCGCCGCGGTTCTTGAAGGTCACGTAGCCGGTGGAGTCCACCTCGGCGACGTCGGGGCTCGACGAGTCGTAATAGCAGATCGACGAGACGTCCTTGCGGGTGCCGTCGGCCAGGGTCAGCATGACCACGAGCTGCTGCGTCTTCGCCGGGGCGTTCAGCACGCGGGCGCCGGGGAGGATCTCGAGCTTCACGGCCTCGACGGCCGCCGGATCGTCGTGGGCGCCCTCGGCGATCCAGTCGCGGATGTACTCGAAGGCCTTCGAGTCGCGCTTCAGGCGGATGCCGCCCTCGTGGGGCGATTCGCCCAGGGGCTTGCGGAGGATGACGCTGGCGTCGGCGTTGAGCGTGTTGATGCGACGGCCGCCGGACTCGCGGCTGAGGGTGAGGAAATCCTGGTCGGGCAGATAGCCGCGGAGGCTGAGCTTCAGCCCCCCCTTGCCGGTGGGGGTGCCGTGGCAGGCCCCCATGTTGCAGCTCGCCTGGCTCAGGGCCGGCACGACGTCGCGGCGGAAGCTGACCGGCGCCGGGTTCGCCATACCTTCGACCTTGACGGTCGTCGAGACCTCGACGCTCCCCTTGCGGGCCGTGAGGACCACCGTGCCGTCGGCCTTTGGCGTGGCCAGGCCGGTCGGCGAAACGACCGCGACGTTGGGGTCGGCGCTCGACCATTCGAGGGCCCGCGTCAGGTCGCGGACGTTGCCGTCCGGATAGGTCGCCGTGACGATGAGACGAGCGTTCGCACGACGGCCCGCGAGGACCGGGCTAGCCGGGCTGATCTCGACCGAGGCCGGCGTGCCGACGAGGTCGACGGCCGCGTCCTCGCCCCGCGAGCTTGCGGTCGGCGCGGCGAAAAGCGCGGCCAGCAGGACCAAGCTGCCGCGGAAGTCGGGGCCTCGGCGTCCACTCATGGGGTCGTTCCTCGCGATCGGGGCGGGAAGGTGGGAACCGTCGGCGGGGGGGCCGGCGTCCAAGGCGTCGGACGACGTTTTGACGTCGCGCCTCCACCAATCTTACGGCAATTGTTTAACAAGCTAGCCGATCCGCCGGGATTTATCAAGCGCCTGTGTGCAATCGATGTCGAGGGCCGGAAACGGGGGACTTGCGACCAAGGTCCGAATTCTTACAATAAAGGGTCAAGAATCCGCGCCGGCCGTCAGCATCTCTCGTCGCGCCGGCGCCGCCGGCCGCATTCCGTGGTTCGAAGCGTCGAATCTCCCGAAAAGCGTGTGATAGACTGAAGTCGAAAGTCCAGCGGCGTGCGCGGGGAAAATCCCGCGCGACGTCGGGGTCGGCGCTTGGGACGAGGGCCGGCCGAGGTTCTCAAGGAGGGGGAGCGTGATGAGGTTTCGCGACTGGAACGGGGTGGCGCGATACGGTCTTCCCGGGCTGATCCTGGGCGTCGTGGTCTCGTGGGTCGGGGGGGCGCAGGCGCCGCAGTCGACGGCCCAGACGACGGGCGAGGCGCCGCTCCAGGCCGCTCCGCCCCGGGCCGTCGAGCCGGGACGGGCTTCGGCCATGCGGCCGGCGGCCTCGGCCGAGGCGGGGGGGACGCTGGCCTTCGTCACGTCCCCCCCGGGCATGCAGGGTCAGTGGCTCTTCCTGATCGACTCGAAGACGCAGGCGTTGGCCGTCTATCGGTTCGACCCCTCGAACCCCAAGGGGTCGCTGAAGCTCGAAGCCGCTCGTCAGTATGAGTGGGACCTCAAGCTGGAACAGTACAACAACCAGGCGCCGGAGCCGGCCGCCATCGAGGCGACCGTGAAGGCGTCGTCGCAGCCCGGACGAACCCCGAAGGACCGCTAGGCGGGCGCGAATCGGCCGCGGTCCTCGGCCCACTTGGAATCGACCCACCCACGGCCCCCCCGGGCCGATTTGATCGCGAGGACCCTGTCCATGGCTCAGTTCTACACGCTTGAAGAAGCCGCCCGCGTCCTGGGGATGAGTCCTGAGGAGCTGAAGGCGAAGGCGCAGCAGCGCGAGGTCCGGGCCTTCCTCGACGGCGGCACCTGGCGGTTCCGGGTGGTCGACGTCGACGAGCTGGCCCGCCGCCACGGCCTCGGCAGCGACGCCGAGCTGCGGCTCTCCGACCTCGAGGTCCCCGCCGCCAGCGCCGGCGACCTCGACGAACTCGACCTGTCCGAGTTCCAGCTCGGCGTGGCCAAGCCCGACCTCGGCAACGAGACCATGCAGTTCGGCGCCACCGGCCGCGGGGCCGACGAGGGCTCCGAGCACGACCTGATGATCGACGACCTCTCCGTCCCGCCCAACCCCGTGACCGGCTCCAGCTCGGTGATCATCGGCATGTCCTCGGGCGGCAAGCGGCCCAGCGACTCCGACGTCCGGCTCGTCCCCGACAACCTCAAGGGCGCCAGCGACTCCGACGTCCGCCTGGCCGCGCCGATCGGCCGCGTCCCCAGCGATTCCGACGTCACGCTGATCAAGGACGACACCTCCGAGCACGGCCTGCTCGCCGGCGCCGGCGCGTCCGACAGCTCGGTCCGCCCCGGATCCCTGCTGGGCTCCTCGGCCGAGGTCCCCGCCGCGGGCTCGTCCGACAGCGATTTCGAGCTGAACCCTTCGAGCGAGCTGGTCGACGCCCTCCAGCCCGAGTCCGGCAGCGACTTCGAGCTGAGCGCTCTCGACGCCAGCGACGAGTTCGAGGCCACCCCGCTCAAGCCCAGCGACTCCGACGTCACGGCCGCCGACCCCAACCTCTCGGGCATCAACCTTTCGCGGCCCAGCGACTCGGGCATCAACCTGCTGGGCTCCTTCAACGGCGGCGGGGCCGAGTCGATCGAGCTCGCCCCCCTGAGCGACGAGGAAGTGCCCAGCCGCAAGGGCGCCAAGCCGCCCGCCGCGGCCCCGGCGAAGCCCAAGGCTTCGCTGTCCGCGACGCCGCCGCCGGCCGTCAAGAAGGGCGAGAAGGACATCTTCGACGACACCGACTTCGAGGTCGACGCCGCCCTCGACGACGAGTCGGACGACAAGACCGTCCAGCTCAACGCCGGCAGCGACTTCGACCTCGAGGACAGCGACAGCGCCTCGGAAGTCTTCGCCATCGACGAGGAAGACGTCGACATCAACGCCGCCACCGCCATGGCCCCGTCGGGCATCACCGACGATGACGACGACGACGAGGACGACGGCTTCGACGACGCCGTCTCCAGCGAGATGGCCACCGCCTGGGCCTCCGACGACTCGCCGACCAGCTCGGCCTCGACGCCCGGCGTGGTGATCTCGCGCGAGGCCGCCGTCGACTGGGACGGCCTCTCGGTCGGCCTGCTCGCGGTCGCCAGCCTGTTCATCTTCCTCTCGTCGTTCCTGGCGTTCGACCTGGTCCGCAACCTCTACGACTTCCACGAGGGCGGCCCCGCCTCCGGCCTCGTCAAGTCGATCTCGGGCCTCTTCTTCAGCTGATCGTCGGCGGCCCCCGACCGGTCGGGCTTGCCCGATCGGCCGAGATCCGCTAAGACGACGCCGTGAAGCCCTCGCGAGACACCACGACCCGTTCCCGCCGAGACCATCGAGCCGGGACGGGTCGCGTCGCGCCCCTCGCGCGACGATCCGCGGGCGTTCCAGGAGGGAACCGGGACGGATGATCGCCGCGCCGCGCCGACGAGCCTGGTCGATTCTCGCGCTGGCGTGCGCCGCGGCCGTTCCGGGGTGCAGCCAGTTCGGCTCGCGCCAGCGCCTCGACGAGAGCCGGCGAACGATCCAGTCCCTACGCTCGGAGAACGATCAGCTCAAGGACGAGCTCCTGACCTTCCGCAACCAGAACGAGGACTACTCCGAACGTGCCGTCGACGACGCCCGCCGCCTGACAGCCCAGTCGACCACCATCGAGAACCTCCGGGGCAGCGTCCACGCCTACCAGGCCGAACACGAAGACCTGAAAACCGCCTTCCGCGAGCTGCGCGACAGCCTGCCGGCCGCGGTCCGCTCGGCGATGTCGGAGTCCGGCTCTCGGGTGGCCCTGGGCAAGGACGATCAGGCCGAGGCGAGCGACGTCACCCCTCCCACGCCCGAGCCCGCTCCGAGGACGGACCGCCGCAAGCCGATGCCGACCCGTCTCGATTCGCCCCAGGACCGCCGGTTCGGCTGGGCTCCCGCCGCCGAGCCGTCGCGCGAAGCGGAGCCCGCGCTCGACGCCTCCCCTTGACGCGGCGTGGACGGGGCTCGGATAATCCGGCCTGCGTCCGGCGCGAGCACGCCGGCCCGGAGACGGTCCGCCCCCGCTCGGCGTCGCCCACAGGCCCAAATGATACCCATCCCCCTCCTGATCGCGCTGTTCCTGGCCTTCGGCGTCAACACGCCCACTTTCCCGCCGGACGACGTCCGGGCGACGATCTTGCAAGTCGCCGGCTCGATCCTGGCGGTCGCCGCCGCGGCCTTCGCTCTCGGACTGGGGACGGCCTGGGGCGTTCGACGAAAAGGGTTCGCGACCGCTCGCCTGCGGCGGACGTTCCTCAACGGCTCACGGCTGCTGGCCCTGGCGGGGCTTGGCGTTTTCGGTTGGGCGATCCACGCCTGGAACTGGCCGGGCGTCGTGCTGGGCGCCTGGGGATGGCGGGGATCGATCCTCGTCGACGACCTCCTGATCATCGCGCCCTTCCTGGTGATGCAGATCCTCGTCTGGTGGGGGACCTTCTACGGCGAGCGCGCCCTCCAGGGGCTGCCCACCTCGCACGCCGGCCGACGCGTCGTGCGGCATCTGTACCTCAAGGAACGCCAGTCGCTGGCCCTGATCCTGCCGATCGTTTCGATCTTCGTCGTGCGGAACGACGTTGTGGGGCGGCTCTGGCCGCGATGGCAAGAGCAGCCGATGGCCGAGACCATCGAGCTGGCCGTCCTGGGCGTCATGGTGCTGGCGGCCTCGCCGATCTTCATCCGCCTGGCCTGGCCGACGCGGTCACTGCCCGACGGGCCCTTGAGGCGCCGGCTGGAGGTGATCTCCCGGCGCTCGGGATTCCGGTGCGCGGACGTCCTGGTCTGGGACACCGATCATACGATGATCAACGCCTGCGTCACCGGAATCCTGCCGCGGTTCCGCTACGTGCTGTTGTCCGACGCCCTGATCGACACGCTGACGCCGCTCGAAATCGCCGCCGTCTTCGGCCACGAGATCGGCCACGTCGCCCATCGCCACCTGCCGTATTTCCTCTACTTCTTCGTGGGTTGCCTGGCCGTCCTGACCATGGCGTCCGACGCTTTCACCGGCCTGGAGGCCTGGATCTCCGAGCTTACGTCGGTCGATCCTTCGAGCCCGTCGACGCTCCGCGACATACTGGAGGGCGTGATCGTCGCCGCCGCCGTGGGAGCGTTCTTCTGGGTGGTCTTCGGCAACCTCTCCCGCCGCTTCGAGCGTCAGGCCGACGTGTACGGCTGCAAGGCGGTTTCGTGCGGTTCGCCCGACTGCCCGCCGCACTTCGACCTCGGCGAGATGCCGGACGAGGAACGACAGCCCATCCGCAACGTCTGCCCGACCGGCGTTCGGATCTTCGCAGACGCCCTGGC
Protein-coding regions in this window:
- a CDS encoding helix-turn-helix domain-containing protein is translated as MAQFYTLEEAARVLGMSPEELKAKAQQREVRAFLDGGTWRFRVVDVDELARRHGLGSDAELRLSDLEVPAASAGDLDELDLSEFQLGVAKPDLGNETMQFGATGRGADEGSEHDLMIDDLSVPPNPVTGSSSVIIGMSSGGKRPSDSDVRLVPDNLKGASDSDVRLAAPIGRVPSDSDVTLIKDDTSEHGLLAGAGASDSSVRPGSLLGSSAEVPAAGSSDSDFELNPSSELVDALQPESGSDFELSALDASDEFEATPLKPSDSDVTAADPNLSGINLSRPSDSGINLLGSFNGGGAESIELAPLSDEEVPSRKGAKPPAAAPAKPKASLSATPPPAVKKGEKDIFDDTDFEVDAALDDESDDKTVQLNAGSDFDLEDSDSASEVFAIDEEDVDINAATAMAPSGITDDDDDDEDDGFDDAVSSEMATAWASDDSPTSSASTPGVVISREAAVDWDGLSVGLLAVASLFIFLSSFLAFDLVRNLYDFHEGGPASGLVKSISGLFFS
- a CDS encoding M48 family metallopeptidase, with the protein product MIPIPLLIALFLAFGVNTPTFPPDDVRATILQVAGSILAVAAAAFALGLGTAWGVRRKGFATARLRRTFLNGSRLLALAGLGVFGWAIHAWNWPGVVLGAWGWRGSILVDDLLIIAPFLVMQILVWWGTFYGERALQGLPTSHAGRRVVRHLYLKERQSLALILPIVSIFVVRNDVVGRLWPRWQEQPMAETIELAVLGVMVLAASPIFIRLAWPTRSLPDGPLRRRLEVISRRSGFRCADVLVWDTDHTMINACVTGILPRFRYVLLSDALIDTLTPLEIAAVFGHEIGHVAHRHLPYFLYFFVGCLAVLTMASDAFTGLEAWISELTSVDPSSPSTLRDILEGVIVAAAVGAFFWVVFGNLSRRFERQADVYGCKAVSCGSPDCPPHFDLGEMPDEERQPIRNVCPTGVRIFADALATVAYQNGIALDARSWRHGSIASRIAFLQKLAVAPERELAFQRHVRNVRYGLAMGLAASIGFAGAAYWLGVLH